A genomic region of Saccopteryx bilineata isolate mSacBil1 chromosome 1, mSacBil1_pri_phased_curated, whole genome shotgun sequence contains the following coding sequences:
- the GPR162 gene encoding probable G-protein coupled receptor 162, which produces MARGGAGAEEASLRSNALSWLACGLLALLANAWIILSISAKQQKHKPLELLLCFLAGTHILMAAVPLTTFAVVQLRRQASSDYDWNESICKVFVSTYYTLALATCFTVASLSYHRMWMVRWPVNYRLSNAKKQALHAVMGIWMVSFILSTLPSIGWHNNGERYYARGCQFIVSKIGLGFGVCFSLLLLGGIVMGLVCVAITFYQTLWARPRRARQAWRAGAGGGAKGSGPGGLGTRPAFEVPAIVVEDARGKRRSSLDGSESAKTSLQVTNLVSAIVFLYDSLTGVPILVVSFFSLKSDSAPPWMVLAVLWCSMAQTLLLPSFIWSCERYRADVRTVWEQCVAIMSEEDGDDDGGCDDYADGRVCKVRFDANGATGPGDPAQVKLLPGRHMLFPPLERVHYLQVPLSRRLSHDETNIFSTPRAPGSFLHKWSSSDDIRVLPAQSRALGGPPEYLGQRQRLEDEEDEEEAEGGGLASLRQFLEGGALGAGGSRGPGFFREEITTFIDETPLPSPTASPRRPRPLGLSPRRLSLGSPDSRAIGLPLGLSAGRRCSLTGGEESSRAWKGSWGPGNPIFHQLTL; this is translated from the exons ATGGctcggggcggggcaggggcagaggaggCCTCCCTGCGCTCAAACGCGCTGTCCTGGCTGGCCTGTGGGCTCCTGGCTCTGCTGGCCAATGCCTGGATCATCCTCAGCATCTCTGCCAAGCAGCAGAAACACAAGCCACTAGagttgctgctctgcttcctggCCGGCACACACATACTCATGGCAGCTGTGCCCCTTACCACCTTCGCTGTGGTGCAGCTCCGACGCCAGGCTTCCTCCGACTATGACTGGAATGAAAGCATCTGCAAGGTCTTTGTGTCCACTTACtacacactggccctggccacctGCTTCACAGTCGCCTCACTCTCCTACCATCGCATGTGGATGGTGCGTTGGCCTGTCAACTATCGCCTCAGCAATGCCAAGAAGCAGGCACTGCATGCTGTCATGGGCATCTGGATGGTCAGCTTCATCCTCTCCACTTTGCCCTCCATTGGCTGGCACAACAACGGTGAGCGCTACTATGCCCGAGGCTGCCAGTTCATAGTTTCCAAGATTGGCCTCGGCTTTGGCGTCTGTTTCAGCCTCTTGCTACTTGGGGGCATTGTCATGGGGCTGGTCTGTGTGGCTATTACCTTCTACCAGACGCTGTGGGCCAGGCCCCGGAGGGCTAGGCAGGCCTGGagagcaggggctgggggtggggctaaGGGGAGTGGGCCAGGGGGCTTGGGTACAAGGCCAGCCTTTGAGGTGCCAGCCATTGTGGTGGAAGATGCCCGAGGGAAGCGGCGGTCCTCGCTGGATGGCTCCGAGTCGGCCAAGACATCCCTGCAGGTCACCAACTTGGTCAGCGCCATCGTCTTTCTCTATGACTCACTCACAGGGGTGCCCATCTTG GTGGTGAGCTTCTTTTCCCTTAAGTCGGACTCGGCTCCCCCATGGATGGTGCTGGCTGTGCTGTGGTGCTCCATGGCACAGACGCTGCTGCTACCCTCCTTCATCTGGTCCTGCGAGCGCTACCGCGCCGACGTGCGCACGGTGTGGGAGCAGTGCGTGGCTATCATGTCCGAGGAAGACGGCGACGACG ATGGGGGCTGTGATGACTATGCAGATGGCCGAGTGTGCAAAGTTCGCTTTGATGCTAATGGGGCCACAGGACCAGGGGACCCCGCCCAGGTGAAGCTGCTGCCTGGGAGGCATATGCTCTTTCCCCCTCTTGAGAGGGTCCACTACCTACAG GTCCCTTTGTCCCGCCGTCTATCCCACGATGAGACCAACATCTTCTCTACTCCTCGGGCCCCAGGCTCCTTCCTGCACAAGTGGTCATCCTCTGATGACATACGGGTCCTCCCAGCCCAGAGCCGAGCCCTGGGGGGCCCTCCTGAATACCTGGGACAAAGACAAAGGCTggaggatgaggaggatgaggaggaggcggAAGGTGGAGGGCTCGCCAGCCTTCGACAATTCCTGGAGGGTGGGGctctgggggctggggggtcAAGGGGTCCTGGCTTTTTCCGGGAGGAGATCACCACCTTCATTGATGAGACACCTCTGCCTTCTCCAACGGCCTCTCCTCGCCGGCCCAGGCCACTGGGCCTCTCACCCCGCCGACTCTCCCTTGGGTCCCCTGATAGCAGAGCCATTGGACTTCCTTTGGGGCTAAGTGCAGGGAGACGCTGCTCCCTGACAGGAGGTGAGGAGAGTTCAAGAGCTTGGAAAGGATCATGGGGCCCAGGTAACCCCATTTTCCACCAACTGACCCTGTGA